The following are from one region of the Camelus ferus isolate YT-003-E chromosome 13, BCGSAC_Cfer_1.0, whole genome shotgun sequence genome:
- the FGR gene encoding tyrosine-protein kinase Fgr, whose translation MGCVFCKKLEPGPKEDGDLEGDFRAYGAADRYGPDPTQGRPTSSFAHIPNYNNFSPQPANPSFLDGGNIRGISGTGVTLFIALYDYEARTEDDLTFTKGEKFHILNNTEGDWWEARSLSSGQTGYIPSNYVAPVDSIQAEEWYFGKIGRKDAERQLLSPGNPRGAFLIRESETTKGAYSLSMRDWDQARGDHVKHYKIRKLDTGGFYITTRAQFDTVQELVQHYLEVNDGLCHLLTAACTTMKPQTLGLAKDAWEISRSSIALQRRLGTGCFGDVWLGMWNGSTKVAVKTLKPGTMSPKAFLAEAQIMKLLRHDKLVQLYAVVSEEPIYIVTEFMCHGSLLEFLKDQEGQNLRLPQLVDMAAQVAEGMAYMERMNYIHRDLRAANILVGERLVCKIADFGLARLITDDEYNPKQGAKFPIKWTAPEAALFGRFSIKSDVWSFGILLTELITKGRVPYPGMNNREVLEQVEHGYHMSCPPGCPASLYEAMKQTWRLDPEERPTFEYLQSFLEDYFTSTEPQYQPGDET comes from the exons ATGGGCTGTGTGTTCTGCAAGAAGTTGGAGCCAGGGCCCAAGGAGGATGGTGACCTGGAAGGGGACTTCAGGGCCTACGGGGCTGCAGACCGCTATGGCCCTGACCCTACTCAGGGCCGACCAACATCCTCCTTTGCCCATATCCCCAACTACAACAACTTCTCCCCTCAGCCTGCCAACCCCTCCTTCCTGGATGGGGGCAACATCAGAGGCATCTCAG GAACTGGGGTGACTCTGTTCATCGCCCTTTATGACTATGAGGCCCGGACAGAGGATGACCTCACCTTCACTAAGGGCGAGAAATTCCACATCCTGAACAACAC GGAGGGTGACTGGTGGGAGGCTCGGTCTCTCAGCTCTGGACAAACTGGCTACATTCCCAGCAACTACGTGGCCCCTGTGGACTCCATCCAGGCAGAAGA GTGGTACTTTGGAAAGATCGGGAGGAAGGATGCGGAGAGGCAGCTGCTGTCCCCGGGCAACCCCCGGGGGGCCTTTCTCATTCGAGAGAGTGAGACCACCAAAG GTGCCTACTCCCTGTCCATGCGGGATTGGGACCAGGCCAGAGGCGATCACGTGAAGCATTACAAGATTCGCAAGCTGGACACAGGTGGCTTCTACATCACCACGAGGGCCCAGTTTGACACAGTGCAGGAGCTGGTGCAGCACTACCTTG AGGTGAACGATGGGCTGTGCCACCTGCTCACTGCTGCCTGCACCACCATGAAGCCGCAGACGCTGGGCCTCGCTAAGGATGCCTGGGAGATCAGCCGCAGCTCCATCGCGCTCCAGCGCCGGCTGGGCACCGGCTGCTTTGGGGATGTGTGGCTGG GCATGTGGAATGGCAGCACAAAGGTGGCGGTGAAGACACTGAAGCCGGGCACCATGTCCCCGAAGGCCTTCCTGGCGGAGGCGCAGATCATGAAACTGCTGCGGCACGACAAGCTGGTGCAGCTATACGCCGTGGTGTCGGAGGAGCCCATCTACATCGTGACGGAGTTCATGTGCcatg GTAGCTTGCTGGAGTTCCTCAAGGACCAAGAAGGCCAGAATTTGAGGCTGCCCCAGCTGGTGGACATGGCAGCCCAG GTAGCTGAGGGCATGGCCTACATGGAGCGCATGAACTACATCCACCGAGACCTGAGGGCAGCCAACATCCTCGTAGGGGAGCGGCTGGTGTGCAAGATCGCTGACTTCGGGCTGGCCCGTCTCATCACGGATGACGAGTACAACCCCAAGCAAG GGGCTAAGTTCCCCATCAAATGGACAGCCCCAGAGGCTGCCCTTTTTGGCAGATTCAGCATCAAGTCAGATGTGTGGTCCTTTGGGATCCTGCTCACTGAACTCATCACCAAGGGCCGAGTCCCTTACCCAG GCATGAATAACCGGGAAGTATTGGAACAGGTGGAGCACGGCTACCACATGTCCTGCCCCCCAGGCTGCCCAGCATCTCTGTACGAGGCCATGAAACAGACCTGGCGTCTGGACCCCGAGGAGAGGCCTACCTTCGAGTACCTGCAGTCCTTCCTGGAGGACTACTTCACCTCCACAGAACCCCAGTACCAGCCTGGGGATGAGACATAG